DNA from Thermococcus bergensis:
GTGCTTGGCATTACTTCCACCGTCTATGCGTGATGCAAAACCTATGCATCTAAACTCACCATCATAAGCAAAATGCAAGGAAAAAGGTCCTATAACCCCGGGAGGCTCAAGCTTTTCCATTGCTTCAACGAAAGCCAAGCCATAGTCATAGAGCTCTGGCAGGAGGGATTCTCTCAAAGCTATGGATTTGTTCCCAACTATTGTGTAAGGCAAATCTTTGAAGGGCATTCTCTTGTTTGCATCCGCTATAACCAATCGTTCATCAACTCCGAAAAGCTCAAGCCTCTCTAAAATAGGCGAATAGAAGAAGTGAACGTAAATGAAGACACCATCTACAAAGTGCTCAATTCTATAGTTCTCCTTAACATCTTTTAGCTTTCCCTCTAATTCGTGCCCATAAGCTATGAAGTGTCCACTCCCACCTTTAGGACCTTCAATTCTGACGAAGTAAAGCTCATCTCCTCTAACCTCATCCAAATCAAAGCTTTCAACTTGAGGAATATCAGCCTTTTGCAAAATCTTGTCAACAAGCTCAAACTTTGTTTCCCACTTCAAAAACCTCTTGTTTCCAAAGAACTTAGCTTTGCTACTCTCTATCATATCAATACCGAGATAAGCCACAAAAGAGCCGTGAGGGACTATTATTCCGTCATCACTCAGTATCTCTTCCATATTAGCGGTGACTCTAAGGTCATCAACTATTGGAAGTGAAGAGTAGAAGCTCTTCCTCTTTGGAGAAACATAGAGACGGGTTTTGAAACCTTCTTTCTTTGCTCCCATCATTATCTGCAAAGCCGAATGGGAGGCTATGGTTGAGATGATCATTCAATCACCCCCAAAAGCTCTTCTTGCTTTAGAAGCTTTCCCCCTTTCATCACCCTAATAGTATCACCGCTTATCTCATCTATAACCAAGAGTTCGTCGTTTTTTCGCCCAAACTCAAGCTTGAAGTCGATTATCTCAAATCCTTTGCTTTTGAAAAATTCTTTCAAAATTTGAGCAACTTTTCTTGTTGTTTTTTTCATCTCCTCAATCTCTTCCTTGGTTGCAATGCCGAGCGTTTCTGTAACCTCTTCACAAATGAGAGGATCACCTAAGGCATCGCTTTTTAGTGTAAATTCAACAATGTCTAAATCGCTGAGGGGCTTAACTAATTCACCGTAGCGCCTTAAGAAACTTCCATAAGCTTTGTAGCGGTAGATTACCTCAAGGGGTATCCTTTCGGCTTTTAAAAACTTCGCCCTTCTTTCATCAAGCCTCTCGACAAAGTGAGTTTTTACACCCCTCTTTTCCAACAATTTGAAGAAAAACTCTGTTTGTTTCAAAACTACACTTCCTTTGCCTTTTCTTCCTCCAATTACCTCATTTCCACCGGTATCTTCCTTTTCGCCAAAGCCCAAGATGCTGTCTTTAAAGTAAAAAATCAAAAACTCGCCATCTTCATAAACGTCTTTTGTCTTTCCCCTATAGATAAGCTTCATCAGCTTCACCCTTTTTCCTAAGCATGTCATTTATGAGGCGTATCGCACACAGCTCCCCGCACATTGAGCAGGCTTCTGTAGAAGTCGGTCTATTTTTTCTTATCTCATCAAAGCGTTCTTTGTCCACTGCAAACTTAAATTGCTTCTCCCAGTCCAGAGAACCTCTCGCCAGGCTCATGGTGTAGTCCCTCCTCCACTCCTCCTCGAAGCGTGTTAGGTTCACAGCATGGGCAGCAAGCTTTGTTGCTATTACCCCAAGACGCACGTGTTCTCTATCAGGCAAACCTAAGTGCTCCGCCGGTGTGACATAACAGAGAAAGTCCGCCCCATTCAAAGCGGCTATTGCGCCCCCAATGGCTCCAGCTATATGGTCGTAGCCCGGAAAAATGTCCGTTACCAAGGGACCAAGGACGTAGAATGGAGCGTTATCAGTTGCGACCTTCGCTATTTTTATCTGCATTGGAATTTGGTCTATTGGCACGTGTCCGGGCCCCTCAACCATAGTTTGAACTCCAAACTCTCTTGCCCTTCTCACCAAGCGCCCCAAGGTAAAGAGCTCACTCATTTGAAGCTCATCCCCAGCGTCCGGGAGTCCCCCTGGCCTCAGGCCATCGCCCAGGCTCAAGACCACGTCGTATTCCTTAGCAAGTTCCAAGAGATAATCATAGTCCTTATAGAAAGGGTTCTCACTCTCCCAGTGAATCATCCAAGCCGCTAAGAAAGTTCCTCCTCTCGAAACCATGCCAACAGTTCTCTTAACCCTTTTCATCTTTTCCACAACTTCTTTAGTAACTCCAACATGTATCGTCGCGTAATCAACACCATCCTTGAAGTGCTTCTCCACGGCATTCCACATGTCATCTTCGCTCATTTCAATGATAGCCTTACCCTTTGCCAGCATCTCCTCAGCGGCTTGATAAATTGGGACTGTTCCAACTGGAACATCTACAGCTCTCATAATTTCCCTTCTAATTTTATCCAAATCACCACCCGTTGAGAGGTCCATTATGGTGTCGGCCCCGTACCTCACAGCTATTCTAGCCTTCTCTATCTCTTCTTCAACATTCGCTATGTCCCTTGAGGTTCCAATGTTTGCATTGACTTTAACTCTCACCCCCATACCTACGGCAACTGGCTTCACCCGCTCATGAACGAGATTTCTAAATATGACAGTATAACCTTTAGCAACGTTTTTTCTAAGTTCTTCGGCTTTTATCCCTTCTCTTTCAGCTATAAACTTCATCTCTCCCGTTATTATTCCTTTTTTAGCATCTTCTATTTGAGTCATTTTTATCACCAGGTTATTAATTTACAAAACAATGTTTTAGCCTCCAGTTAAAAATGTTTTGAGAAAAAATTTATATTCAAGTTTTAACTTTAAATATATTGAAAAGTTTAACTTGAGGTGATTGGGGTGAGGAATTTTGATATTATTGAGAAAAAAGGAACCGAACGCTTGAAGAGGGGATTTGCAAAAATGACAAAAGGCGGAGTAATAATGGACGTTACAAACGCTGAAC
Protein-coding regions in this window:
- a CDS encoding formate--phosphoribosylaminoimidazolecarboxamide ligase, with amino-acid sequence MIISTIASHSALQIMMGAKKEGFKTRLYVSPKRKSFYSSLPIVDDLRVTANMEEILSDDGIIVPHGSFVAYLGIDMIESSKAKFFGNKRFLKWETKFELVDKILQKADIPQVESFDLDEVRGDELYFVRIEGPKGGSGHFIAYGHELEGKLKDVKENYRIEHFVDGVFIYVHFFYSPILERLELFGVDERLVIADANKRMPFKDLPYTIVGNKSIALRESLLPELYDYGLAFVEAMEKLEPPGVIGPFSLHFAYDGEFRCIGFASRIDGGSNAKHWYSSLYWGEEIMMGQRVAKEIRLALDENRLDEVIT
- a CDS encoding phosphoribosylaminoimidazolesuccinocarboxamide synthase encodes the protein MKLIYRGKTKDVYEDGEFLIFYFKDSILGFGEKEDTGGNEVIGGRKGKGSVVLKQTEFFFKLLEKRGVKTHFVERLDERRAKFLKAERIPLEVIYRYKAYGSFLRRYGELVKPLSDLDIVEFTLKSDALGDPLICEEVTETLGIATKEEIEEMKKTTRKVAQILKEFFKSKGFEIIDFKLEFGRKNDELLVIDEISGDTIRVMKGGKLLKQEELLGVIE
- the thiC gene encoding phosphomethylpyrimidine synthase ThiC, with the translated sequence MTQIEDAKKGIITGEMKFIAEREGIKAEELRKNVAKGYTVIFRNLVHERVKPVAVGMGVRVKVNANIGTSRDIANVEEEIEKARIAVRYGADTIMDLSTGGDLDKIRREIMRAVDVPVGTVPIYQAAEEMLAKGKAIIEMSEDDMWNAVEKHFKDGVDYATIHVGVTKEVVEKMKRVKRTVGMVSRGGTFLAAWMIHWESENPFYKDYDYLLELAKEYDVVLSLGDGLRPGGLPDAGDELQMSELFTLGRLVRRAREFGVQTMVEGPGHVPIDQIPMQIKIAKVATDNAPFYVLGPLVTDIFPGYDHIAGAIGGAIAALNGADFLCYVTPAEHLGLPDREHVRLGVIATKLAAHAVNLTRFEEEWRRDYTMSLARGSLDWEKQFKFAVDKERFDEIRKNRPTSTEACSMCGELCAIRLINDMLRKKGEADEAYL